The Nonlabens spongiae genome contains a region encoding:
- a CDS encoding efflux RND transporter permease subunit, translated as MQKLLSFRFWNGVARTILRNREVILGVLIILTVFLAFQWRHIKFTHTEANLLPDDHPINEEYNEFLDRFGEEGNLIILGLPDESLRTYQQFNAWNKLGDSLENFSEVDFVLSTGNLPDLKKSEDNDRFVVKEVLESDLSSNKELKAFKNKLYNELPFYENLIYSKRDSVIRTAVYLKKDIVNTVTRKEFILQEFQPLVDEFSEKYDLDIKISGMPYIRTLNAKNIVDEISYFLLAALLITSGIFFFFFRSWRATFISIVTVIIGVMWAFGILGFLGYQITVLTALIPPLIIVIGIPNCIFLINKYQQEIKNHGNQAKSLQRVITKVGNATLMTNLTTASGFATFIFTESTLLKEFGIVASICIVSIFLISLLIIPIIYSYLPVPKDRHLEHLRKEWIGGFVAWTESMVRRHRIAIYISSVVVLMVSMVGMYQIKVSGSMIEDMPKSLQFFKDIKFFEESFDGIMPLEIVVNTRRKEGVSKSKNLKKLNKLEEHILETPELSKPLSIVSMVKYAKQAFYGGDTDFYDLPTSNERLFMAPLLKESGGDVAMMQSYVDSTGQYARITTFMKDMGTDRMKRVEEDLVAEIDKIFPPEDYDTILTGKALMFQKGTNYLINNLVLSLGLAVILIALFIAWMFKSMRMIFVSLVPNLLPLIITAGLMGYLGVAIKPSTILVFSIAFGISVDDTIHFLAKYRQELIANKWKIKRSVYGALRETGVSMFYTSIVLFFGFSTFTISSFGGTVALGALVSATLLFAMLANLLLLPSMLLSLERSIANRKTLRKPAIPLIAKEDFSEEE; from the coding sequence ATGCAAAAGTTACTGAGTTTTAGGTTTTGGAATGGTGTCGCACGTACAATTTTGCGCAATCGCGAGGTTATACTGGGCGTTCTCATTATTCTGACCGTATTTCTTGCATTTCAATGGAGACACATCAAGTTTACTCATACTGAGGCCAACTTACTCCCAGACGATCACCCTATCAATGAGGAATACAATGAGTTTCTAGACCGCTTCGGCGAGGAGGGAAATTTGATTATACTTGGTTTACCTGATGAGTCTCTACGGACCTACCAGCAGTTCAATGCTTGGAATAAGTTGGGAGACAGTCTGGAAAACTTTTCTGAAGTTGATTTTGTCTTATCTACCGGTAATCTACCCGACCTAAAAAAATCAGAGGATAATGATCGCTTTGTGGTGAAGGAGGTTTTAGAAAGCGACTTGAGTTCAAATAAAGAGCTCAAAGCTTTCAAGAATAAGCTATACAACGAGCTGCCGTTTTATGAAAATCTGATTTATTCTAAGCGTGACAGTGTTATTAGAACCGCGGTATATCTTAAAAAAGATATTGTAAACACAGTTACTCGTAAGGAGTTCATCCTTCAGGAATTTCAACCGCTTGTTGATGAATTTTCTGAAAAATATGATCTTGACATCAAGATATCGGGCATGCCATACATACGCACGCTCAATGCAAAAAACATTGTTGATGAGATCAGTTATTTTCTTCTCGCTGCGCTGTTGATCACTTCCGGGATTTTCTTTTTCTTTTTTAGATCCTGGCGAGCCACTTTTATTTCTATCGTTACGGTTATCATAGGCGTGATGTGGGCTTTTGGGATTCTAGGCTTCCTAGGTTATCAGATCACCGTTTTAACGGCACTTATACCGCCGCTCATTATCGTGATAGGTATTCCCAACTGCATTTTCTTAATCAATAAGTACCAGCAGGAAATAAAAAATCACGGTAATCAAGCCAAATCGCTGCAAAGAGTCATTACAAAAGTGGGTAACGCAACCTTGATGACTAACCTGACCACGGCGAGTGGTTTTGCAACCTTCATTTTTACGGAGAGTACGCTTCTTAAAGAGTTTGGTATTGTTGCTTCGATATGCATCGTGAGTATTTTTTTAATCAGTTTGCTGATTATTCCTATTATCTACAGTTACCTACCTGTTCCTAAAGATCGTCACCTCGAGCATTTGAGAAAAGAGTGGATCGGTGGTTTTGTAGCCTGGACGGAAAGTATGGTCAGACGTCATCGCATCGCCATATATATATCGAGCGTGGTCGTTCTTATGGTGAGCATGGTAGGCATGTATCAGATCAAGGTTTCTGGGAGTATGATTGAGGACATGCCCAAGAGTCTACAGTTCTTTAAGGATATCAAGTTTTTTGAAGAAAGCTTCGACGGCATCATGCCTTTGGAAATCGTGGTCAACACGCGCAGAAAAGAAGGTGTGTCAAAATCCAAAAACCTCAAAAAACTCAACAAACTCGAGGAACACATACTTGAAACGCCCGAGCTTTCCAAACCGCTTTCCATCGTCTCCATGGTTAAATATGCCAAACAAGCATTCTACGGCGGCGATACTGATTTTTATGATTTGCCCACGAGTAATGAACGCCTATTTATGGCTCCCTTACTCAAAGAAAGTGGCGGCGATGTTGCCATGATGCAGAGTTATGTGGACAGTACAGGTCAGTATGCCCGTATCACCACGTTCATGAAAGATATGGGAACTGATCGTATGAAACGTGTTGAAGAAGATCTGGTTGCCGAGATCGATAAGATTTTCCCTCCTGAAGATTATGATACGATTCTCACTGGTAAAGCTTTAATGTTCCAAAAAGGAACAAATTATCTGATCAACAATCTGGTTTTATCGCTGGGACTCGCCGTGATACTCATCGCTCTATTTATAGCGTGGATGTTCAAGAGTATGCGCATGATATTTGTATCGCTAGTTCCCAACTTATTACCCCTGATCATCACCGCTGGACTGATGGGTTATCTAGGAGTTGCCATCAAGCCATCGACTATTTTGGTATTTTCTATAGCCTTCGGGATTTCTGTGGATGACACGATTCATTTCCTCGCAAAATACCGTCAGGAACTCATTGCCAATAAATGGAAGATCAAACGATCTGTATACGGTGCGCTGCGTGAGACAGGAGTGAGCATGTTTTATACGAGTATCGTTTTATTTTTTGGGTTCTCGACCTTTACGATCTCCAGTTTTGGCGGTACGGTCGCTCTGGGAGCTCTTGTGAGTGCAACCCTATTGTTTGCCATGCTGGCCAATCTGCTTCTACTTCCCAGCATGTTATTATCTCTGGAACGCAGTATTGCAAATCGCAAAACCCTACGTAAGCCGGCGATTCCTCTTATTGCTAAAGAAGATTTTTCAGAAGAGGAGTGA